In a genomic window of Amblyomma americanum isolate KBUSLIRL-KWMA chromosome 4, ASM5285725v1, whole genome shotgun sequence:
- the LOC144129446 gene encoding uncharacterized protein LOC144129446, whose translation MQREHTNMREAISVEKRIGIGLFKLCSAAEDRVVAIVFGVGRSTVNTIYREFAETVVDVLEPEWVRMMAPNEMDEHVSEFYAMTGFPQAVGALDGCHFPVSPPHLNAVDYRKYKGWYSVILLALVDHKYRFRYVSAGSPGRCHDSHVYSQSDLAETVEGPLFKTPVTVINGTAVPPIILCDQAFALTGHLMKPFPHNGPLQEEKRLFNYHLSKTRRIVENAFGRMKARFRYTMKRMECEIRHVPVIIRACCTLNNMCEHFGARLQQQWLDEVSQHDRAFEQPAHTTQLEVESGASVRAALVHYFQQLQ comes from the exons ATGCAGCGTGAACATACAAATATGCGGGAGGCCATCAGTGTGGAAAAGAGAATCGGCATCGGCCTTTTCAAGCTCTGCTCAGCTGCCGAAGACCGGGTGGTAGCTATAGTCTTTGGTGTTGGGCGGTCAACTGTGAACACTATATATAGGGAGTTTGCCGAGACTGTGGTGGATGTGCTCGAACCGGAGTGGGTCCGAATGATGGCACCAAACGAGATGGATGAACATGTTAGCGAGTTTTACGCTATGACAGGATTCCCGCAAGCAGTGGGGGCCTTGGATGGCTGCCATTTCCCGGTGTCTCCACCCCACTTGAATGCGGTGGACTATAGGAAGTACAAAGGCTG GTACAGTGTCATCCTTCTGGCCCTTGTGGACCATAAATACCGGTTTCGGTATGTTTCTGCAGGCAGCCCAGGACGATGCCACGACTCCCATGTGTACAGTCAGTCGGATCTGGCTGAAACAGTTGAAGGGCCGTTATTCAAGACGCCGGTCACAGTGATTAATGGCACTGCTGTGCCCCCGATTATCCTTTGCGACCAGGCGTTTGCCCTGACAGGGCATCTCATGAAACCCTTCCCGCATAATGGCCCTTTACAGGAGGAAAAAAGACTGTTCAATTACCATCTGTCGAAAACACGAAGGATTGTTGAAAATGCGTTTGGGAGAATGAAAGCCCGCTTTCGATACACCATGAAAAGGATGGAGTGCGAGATCAGGCATGTGCCTGTGATTATTAGAGCCTGCTGTACACTTAACAACATGTGTGAACATTTTGGTGCCCGGCTACAGCAGCAATGGTTGGATGAGGTTTCTCAGCATGACAGAGCTTTTGAACAACCTGCTCATACTACGCAGTTAGAAGTTGAGAGTGGGGCTAGTGTTCGGGCAGCTCTTGTGCATTACTTTCAGCAGCTGCAGTAG